GATCAGCACACACACGGCCACAAGAGCCAGGACGGTTTGACGGATACGCATACCATTCTCCTCGATCACGGCTGGCCGGCACCGAACCGATCCACGCCCTCAACTCACTTTCCAGTTCACCCCGTGGACCCGGCAGGCGACCCGCAAACAGCGGGAACCGGGTTTGCCGCCTGCTAAGTCTACCAGAACATCGGCCGTTCGGGAATAGCCATGCACTTTGGGTCCCGTAAAAGCACCCTCGCGAGCTGGCGGAATCGTCGACCACGCTCTTGACTTCCTCGCTCAATATGCGACAATAGACGACTGAATTGGTGTGGGTATCCGCTGGCAGGGGCGGATCGAACGGGGAGAAGAAGAGCCACGTGCGTCAACGGGCAGCATGTCCAATCGTGCGCACGGGCCCCCGCAAGACTCTCGCGTCATCCCCCTGGGCGCTCCCACCCGATGCGCTGAATCTGTGTGTCGCAGGTTCGCCTGTTCGCGCTCATAGGAAAGCGAGGAGAGAGATGTCAAGACTGATGGCGGTAGTCGGAATCGTGGCCCTCGTCGCAACGCCAGTCGTGGCGGCTGAGAAGTACAGCGTGGTCGCCACCTGGGCCAAGGTCAACGGCGGTGGCACGTCGACGGGCTACTACTCCGCTGTGGCGGAAGGAGAGACGTTGTACAGCGCGTTGTCGCTCAGTAGCTCGCCACGTATCACCAAGGTGACCGACCTCAATGGTGCCCAAACCGTCACCGAACTGATGTCGACGCCAGCCTGGGTCGCGGCCGGGGGCAAGGGCACTGGCTTCACACCGTTCTATGGATTCAGCATTTCCGGCGACTACCTCCAGTTCAACGACTCGTCGACGGACGCCATCTGGCGGGTAAACAAGAACACCGGCGAGGTCAGCCAGTACGTCACCGCCGCCCAGATCATGGCCTACACCGGCCAGAGTGAGGCCCAGCTGCTGACCCCGTCCGAAACAGCACCCACAGGAGAATTCGTGTTCTACGACGGAGCGTCGGACAGCATCCTGATGACCACCGGCGCCGGCGGGCTCAGTACCTACCTCAGCGCCTCTGACCTGACCACGGCCACCGGCAACTCGGATGTCAGCGGCTCGCTCACCTTTGACCTGGCCGGCAGCTTCTACTGGGGCAACAACGGAAACAAGGCCATGTACAAGCGGGCAACCGACGGCG
This region of Phycisphaerae bacterium genomic DNA includes:
- a CDS encoding PEP-CTERM sorting domain-containing protein, whose protein sequence is MSRLMAVVGIVALVATPVVAAEKYSVVATWAKVNGGGTSTGYYSAVAEGETLYSALSLSSSPRITKVTDLNGAQTVTELMSTPAWVAAGGKGTGFTPFYGFSISGDYLQFNDSSTDAIWRVNKNTGEVSQYVTAAQIMAYTGQSEAQLLTPSETAPTGEFVFYDGASDSILMTTGAGGLSTYLSASDLTTATGNSDVSGSLTFDLAGSFYWGNNGNKAMYKRATDGAISQVLGLADVTAITGGTSLGFKDIYGAPDGWVYFQDSSSKNILKFDPANPAGTLKNVLTDADLLAGPATANNVYQLTWYEGKLAFNIHSSTAGKGFYAIPEPATLALLGFGGLALLRRRTR